The nucleotide sequence AAAGAAGCTGCATTCTTGTCCCAAAACGGTTCAAAGAACGATTGAACCACTGATGCGTTCTTTCAAGGCTGACTTCTGTCATCGGCTCGATTACCCTTCTTTCTACCTTTTCCATATTTTCATTCCCCCGTTTTTTGATATTACGGCTATTATATAGAAGGCTCAAAAAAGAATTTGTCAAACGAGGGGCCGGTATACCAAGAAACGTTCGACTGTTTTTTTGAATAGCGACAAAATGCACGAAAAACAGGGTCATTTTACAGGAAAAGGGGGTAAACAGTCTGAGAAATGAGTCGCAACCGGGGGAAATTGCAGGAAACCAAAAGGAGACAGCATACAAAAAAACCCGGCTCTCAAATAAGAGAACCGGGGTTTGTATGATGACCCGTACGGGATTCGAACCCGTGTTACCGCCGTGAAAGGGCGGTGTCTTAACCGCTTGACCAACGGGCCAGTTAAAAATGGTAGCGGCGGAGGGAGTCGAACCCACGACCTCACGGGTATGAACCGTACGCTCTAGCCAGCTGAGCTACACCGCCATTTTTAAAAGCCATTTGTATTAGGCACAAGATATATAATACAAAGGATTGTCTCTTTCGTCAACAAAAAGTTTAAAAAAGTTTTCAGGAGCCATTTTTCCCATAAAAAAAGAAAGCACACGCGCATGTGCTCTCCTGACAATTAAGCATTTATATCAGATAGCAGCAAGTTAACCTCTTCTTGCTCCGCGACCGCCGCGTTTTGATTCCGTGTTGCGTTTTAGAGATGATAAGCGATCCTCGCTGTCTTTAAGGAATCTGCTCATTTTTTGCTCGAAATTCTCTTTAGGACGGAACTCATTTGTGTTTGATCTTCCTCTTGGACGATCTGGGCGGTTTGGACGGTCTGAGCGGTTCGGGCGGTCTGGACGTTCTGGGCGCTCAGGACGATCAATAGCTTTCTTGATGGATAAACCGATTTTTCCGTCTTTCTCTACGTTGATGACTTTTACAGTAACTTCGTCACCTACTTTTAAGTGATCGTTAATATCCTTCACGTAATTATCAGCGACTTCACTGATATGGACTAGTCCTGTAGTGCCGCCAGAAAGCTCTACGAACGCTCCGAAATTTGTAATGCCCGTTACCTTACCTTGCAGCTTGCTGCCAACTTCTATCGACATAAAAAAAATGCTCCTCCTTAATAAACATAAAAACTCATTATAGTTAATTATACATAATGTAAAAATCAAGTGTCAACAACACTACTCTTTACCTTTTTTTGGCAAAGAGAAGATAATTTCGTTCTCATCCGATAAAAAATAGTCGCGGCGTGCGATTTTTGCAATATAATCATCGTCGTTCAGCTTCACAATTTCCTCTTCGAGCACCTTTTCTTCTTTCTCAAGCTCAGCAAGCTTACTCTCAAGCTTCTTCTTTTCTTCTGCCTTTTCTTCAATGGCGCTTGATTGGGAAATCAGGGTCGAAAGAACAATAACTGAAGTCACCGCTGCAATTAATCCAAATAACGTCAGCCGTCTGATAAGGCCGCGTTTCCGCCGTTTCATGATCTGGTCTTTTCGCTCCTGCTGCTGCACGTACTGTGACTGAAGCTGGGTAATTTTCCGTTCTTTAGCGAGACTCATTCATTAGCCTCCTTACTTCTTCTTTTTCCATAAAATCCATAAGTTACCACACATATTCAAGATTTTCAAACGAAATCCTGCCGCTTTTTTGAAATAATTGTGAAAGAATTTCCGTATGCTTGCCGGAACAAGTTTAAGCATTCCTTTCAGTATCCAGATGACAGGAGCCATCAGCACTTTAAGCGTTCCGAATATCAGCCTGCAAAGCCATTTTACCAACTTCCATAAAAAGATGACAAGTCCGGTGACAATGGCAATGAGCAATTTTGTCAGCCCTGTGACAGGCTTGACCAACATGAAATCTCCGATTCTTAAAGCTGTCCTGTACAGTCCGACAGCAAACCTTATCATCCATTCCAAAACAGCCAGATACATTTTTTTCAAAAGACTCTGATAGGCAGCATATCCGCACAGCAGGGCAAGGAGAATGTATACCCTGAACTCGCCTTCATTAACCTGGAGAAGAACGTAAAATAAAAGAAGTCCCTGAAACAGCCAGAAAAAGATGTCATTTATAAACACAATCCATTTTGCTCTTTTTGACCGCATGAGGAAACGGCTGTATGTATCAAGGGAAACTCCGATAAAACAGCCGGATCCGACCATGCTGAGCATGGTCAGGAATTGAACGGACAGCGTCATTTAAACAACTTGCTAAAGAGTCCTTTAGCTTTCTCCGTCTGTTGGTCATCCAGGTAGACAAGGTCAAAAACTCTCCCTTTGATGGAGACAATGCCTTTGTCGACATCCAGGTTTTTCATTTGCAGATTTTCCCCGCGAATGGCAAGTGCGCCCATGACCGTCTCAAGAAGAAACTCTTCATTGTCAAAACTTTCTACATGGGTTACGCCTGTGATGTCCAGCAGCTTGCGGCCCCTCATAATCACGTCATGCTCCTGGATGGTTCCTTTAGACTGTGATCCATTATCATAATATTGATTCATAGCCAGCCCCCGCATTCTTCTTAGAAATATTCTTATCTATTTCTATGAGAAAGGGGGGCAAAATAGAACAAGCCCTTACTGACTATTCTTCGCTTAGCTTTTCTTCTTTTATGATTGTGAACATGCCGGCTGCATCTTCTTTCTTAGAAGAATCCTGCAGTTTTTCGACCTTGGCCGTAATGCGTTTTTGTCCGAAGCGGATTGCGAGCTCGTCCCCTTCTTTCACAGTTGAACTGGCTTTTGCAACCGTTCCGTTCACAGTAATCCTGCCCTGGTCGGATACTTCCTTTGCAAGCGTCCGGCGTTTAATCAATCTTGATACTTTTAAAAATTTGTCGAGTCTCATGATTTAAGCACTCCCTTTTTACAGGCCCTTTTGTTTCGCTTCATTCCAGTAAGAGTCCATTTCTTCTAAAGACATGTCCTCAAGCGGTTTGTTCAGCTCTTCAGCCCGCTTTTCAATATATTCGAATCGTCTTGTGAATTTATGGTTAGTAGACGTCAGCGCTGTTTCTGGCTCTACGTCATAAAATCTTCCGATATTCACGAGCGCAAACAGGATGTCCCCGAATTCTTCAAGCACTTTTTTGGAATCTGATTCCTTTGACTCGTGTTTGAATTCCTGTATTTCCTCCTGCACCTTGTCCCATGCAGGGTTCACATCATCCCAGTCAAAGCCTGCCTTAGCCGCTTTTTTCTGAAGATGAAAAGCCTTTGACAGGGCAGGCAGTGAAGCTGCTACAGATTTTAGGAACGGCTCCTTCTGCTGTGAGCCTTTTTCCGCGCGCTTAATCTCCTGCCAGTTGGCAAGGACTTCTCCCTCATCACGGACCTCTGCCGTCCCAAAGACGTGAGGGTGTCTCCGGATCATTTTATCCGTCAGCGTCCGAATCACATCATCTATGGAAAACATGCCTTCATCAGATCCGATTTGGGCATGCAGCATGACCTGAAGCAGTACATCCCCGAGCTCTTCAACCATGTGGTCGTCGTCCTCTTCGTCGATCGCTTCGATCAGCTCATAGCATTCTTCAATTAAGTACCTCTTAAGAGAGCTGTGTGTCTGCTTTTTGTCCCATGGACAGCCGTTTGGCCCACGAAGCTCGGCAATGACTGAACGCAAAGTCTGGAATTGATGATTCAGCTGCTCTTCTTCTTTTATCGGAGGAACATAGACACTTGTTAAATTATCCACCGCCGCGGCTCTGTCCAGTTCATACAATGGGACTTTAACAATCTTTTCGTCCCGTCCTCCGGCTGCTGTGACGATCATCACTTCATACTCATCAGGCAGATCTTCCATCAGCGTCAGCTTTACTTCAGAAGCAACCATTTGATCATAGACCTGGCAGATAATCAGGTGCTGCCTGTAGTTCAGCTGCTCTCTTTTCATCGTCAGGCCGTCCACCATCTGAAAGCCGTCAATCGGATCGATTCCGAGTGCTGTAAATGTCGGATCCAGGAAGCTTTGTCCTCCTGCAATCTCAACCTCATAGCCCCTTTTTCTTCCGTTTTGCAGAAGATACTGAACGGTTTGCTCTGCAACAAGGGGATGTCCGGGAACAGCATAAACAATGTCCCTGTCATTTGCTTCTTTATAGAGCTCTTCTTCAATTTTTTTATATACATCACCGAACTGGCTGTTTTCTTCATAGACAGAATCAAAGGACACATAGCCCGGAAGCTCTGCCCCAAGCTCTGCAACAACAGGATGCTCCTTTGTTCTTAAGTACAGCGCAGATGCTGAAGTGAGTCTGCGGTATACCCCAAGCGGCATATGGCTTGCGTCAGAGCCGCCAAGTCCAACAACCGTAATCTTCCTGGCCATATATTCATACCCCTTTTCCTTTATTTTAAAAACGTTCCGAGCTTCTTTCCGCCCGGAAAAGCTTCAAGTTCTTTTTGTGTAAATATAGATAATTTCAGGATGGCAATCAAGTAGATCATTCCCCCGAAGAGTGCTCCGCAAAGAGCCCCTGCTGATGCGGCCAAACGGTTTCCCGACATCCAGCTTTCTGAAAAAAGAGCCGAATAGGCAAAGAGAGCTCCCATCATAATAAGCGCTGCAGCCGCAATCTTACCTGTATTCACCCTTCCGGCAAGCCTGTACCCTTTTGACTTCAGATAGCCGGCATTCAGTCCCGCGATCACACCATAAGCTATAACAGTGGCAGCCGCTGCACCTGCCGTACCAAATTCCGGAACGAGCAGCTCATTCAAAGCGAGTTTCGCTGCGGTTCCAATTAGGACAGCAAATGCAGGAAAAACAGTATAATTCAAACCCTGTAGTATAGCGGTGAGCGTCAGAGAGTAGGAAGTAAAGATGACAGACAGGCTCAAAACAGCAAGAACCTCTGTCCCCGAATCCTTTTTGAAAAGCATAATATTCAGCGGTTCCATTATCATGATCAGACCGGCTGATGCTCCTGCTCCGACTACGGTACAAATTTTTAATGAAGCTGTGATCCTCTCAAAGATAACTGCCTGATTTCCGTTCCGCTTAGCAAAAGCAATCAAAGGGACGAGCGACAGCGAAAAGGAAGTAGCAACCACGGTTCCCAGCTGAATCAAAGGCTGGCCCCGATCGTAGATCCCTTTCATCCTCTTGGCATCAGACATCTCAAAGCCGTTTTTTAATAGCTCCGAATACAGCTGCATAGCATCAATCAGCTGAATAAAAATAATCATCAGGCTTGTAATCGAAATGGTAAGGGAGTGCTTAACCAAATAAGAGAGAATGCTTGCAGTCCTTATTGAAGAGTCATTTTTCCCAAAAAAGGATACTCCCCTTTTGTCTTTTGACAAAAAAAAGGCCAGCAGAATGAAAGCAGCAAACCCTCCTGTAAGGGAACCGAAAAGGGCTCCTTGTCCTGCTTCGTACAATGAGTACCCGTTATTAATGAGCAAATAGGAAAAGATGAGAATCGTCAAAACTCTGATTCCCTGCTCCGCCACCTGGGATACGGCAGTCGGCAGCATGTTTTCCTCTCCCTGAAAATAGCCCCTTAAAATAGATACAAACGGAACAAGCAAAAAAGAAAAAGAGATTACTCTGATTAACGGCGCAAGCTCAAGGTCCCCCATGAACGAAGCGAGCTGATCGGAGCCTATGTATAAGGTCAGATAAAAGATAAGTCCCGCTGCAAATAAAAACAGAAAAGACACTCTTAAAATTTTCGAGTTTGACGACGCATTTCCTTTTTCTCCGAACTCAATCATCATCTTCGAAATAATGACCGGGAATCCCGTCGTAGCGAGCATGATGGCTATACCGTAAAACGGATAGACCTGCTGGTAAATATAAAAGCCGATGTCACCGACTATATTTTGATAAGGCACACGGTATGCCGCACTCATGACTTTAATGAGCAGAGCGGCAATGGTTAAAACCGCTGTCCCCTGCAAAAAAAGATGTTTTGATGGCCCGGAACGGACGTCCATCGTCCAATTCTCCTTCCATAGTAAGCTAACCGAGCCTATTATATCATAAGAAACTCCCTTCAAATCTTACTCAGCGGCCCTTTTTGTCTATTTTTCCCTCTTTTAGGCATAAGAAAAGGCAGCAAAAGCTGCTGCCTGATTAAAACGGTATAAATAAAGACTATTGTTCCATCTGACGGGCTAAAAAGCCTGCAGCTGTTTCTACTGCTTTATGTTCAACTTCCCCAACAGACTGATCCTTCGAAAAAATGACTACTGCTCCGATTGGATCTCCATTTGCAACGATCGGTCCGACTGTGAACGATTTAAGTTCTTCTGCATTGCCGTCAATCAGCTCGACGCTGCCGCCCTCAGTATTCAGCAAAGAGCTGCGGTCTTCCATTGCTTTTTCAACCTGCTCGCTGATGTTTTTGTTCATGTATTCCTTTTTTGAACCGCCTGATACTGCTATGTAGGTATCACGGTCACAAATCAGGACTGGATGTCCAAGGCTGTCATACAGAGCGTCGGCATATTCCTTTGCAAAATCACTCAGTTCACTGATCGGGGAGTATTTCTTTAAGATAACTTCACCGTCGCGGTCGACAAAGATTTCAAGCGGATCTCCCTCACGGATGCGCAGAGTTCTGCGGATTTCCTTTGGAATCACCACGCGGCCTAAATCATCAATACGTCGTACTATACCAGTTGCTTTCATCTAATGCTGCCTCACTTTCACTTGATGATTGAGTAGTTGATGATTGCTTGCTCGCAGGAACTCTTTGCAACAACCACCATTTCTTACGGATAGTATCCTTCAGCCATACACGCAATATACACAACATCAGTGAAATTTTCTTGATTAGGCAGTATTTTCTTCAACAGCTTAGACAGTCCGGGGCAGATCTAAACCCCTTTTGCAGAAATCTCTTCTTTTTTTGCCGATCCAAGACCGTTCAGCAGTCCTTCAGCGATTTTGAGCCATTTATCCGGTTTAACTCCCTTGATTTGAATCGTCATCTTCAGGCGTTTCCCGTCCATGCCAAGGCCGACCGCGCGTCCATATTGATTGCTCAGATCAAACAGCTTCTGGCCGTCTACTTGCGCGCTTGTCTCTTCGCTGACATAGATGGACACCGTGTCCTTCTCCTGCTTGATCATCTCCACTTTTTCCTGAACGGCAAACACTTTAAGCTTGGCAATCTGCATAAGGTCGTTTACTTCCTGAGGATAATCTCCGAAGCGGTCAATGATTTCCTCCTGCAGCTCTTCTAGGTCGGCGAGAGAAGAGATTGCTCTAAAGCGCTTGTAGATGTCGATTTTCTGTCTGCCGTCTGAAATGTATGTCTCAGGAAGGTACGCATCGACTTCAAGATCAATTTCAACCTGGAACGGTTTTTCTTTCGGCCCTTCCACGCGCCGCTCTTCAATTGCTTCTTTCAGCATTTGAGAGTACAGGTCAAATCCCACGGAATCAATAAATCCATGCTGCTGGGCACCAAGCAGATTTCCCGCTCCGCGGATGGAGAGGTCCCGCATAGCAATTTTAAAGCCTGAACCAAGCTCCGTAAATTCTTTGATCGCCTGCAGACGTTTCTCTGCCACCTCAGTCAGAACTTTATCTTTCCGGTAAGTGAAATATGCATAGGCAATTCTGCTTGAACGTCCAACCCGGCCTCTAAGCTGATAGAGCTGAGAGAGGCCCATCTTGTCTGCATCATGGACAATCAGCGTATTTACATTTGGAATATCAACGCCGGTTTCAATAATCGTCGTGCTGACAAGCACATCAAATTGTCCGTCAAGGAAATTAAGCATGGTTGACTCAAGTTCATTTTCTGTCATTTTTCCGTGTGCATAGGTCACCCTTGCGTCAGGGACAAGCATGGAAATCTCATCTGCTTTACGGTCAATATCATCCACTCTGTTATAGAGGAAATAGACCTGTCCTCCGCGTGCAAGTTCCCGCTCGATGGCTTCTCGGACAAAACCGCCGTTGTATTCAACGACATAAGTCTGAACCGGAAACCTGTTTTCAGGCGGCGTTTCAATTACAGACAAATCGCGCACTCCGAGCATGGACATGTGAAGCGTTCGCGGAATCGGTGTAGCCGTAAGCGTGAGCACGTCAATGTTTGCTTTCATCTGCTTGATTTTTTCTTTATGCGTAACGCCAAAACGCTGTTCCTCGTCAATGATGAGAAGCCCCAGCTCTTTATACTGTACGTCTTTTGAGAGAAGGCGGTGGGTCCCGATCACCATATCCACCGTTCCATTTTTAAGACCTTTTACAGTCTCATTCATCTCTTTTCTCGTTTTGAATCTGCTTAACAGACCGATATTAATCGGATAGTCCTGAAAACGCTCACGGACGGTTTCATAGTGCTGTTGGGCAAGAATGGTCGTAGGTACAAGCAGGGCGACCTGTTTGCCGTCAGCAACCGCTTTAAAGGCAGCCCTGATGGCAACCTCTGTCTTTCCGTAGCCCACGTCTCCGCACAACAGCCGGTCCATCGGCCGTTCCCGTTCCATATCATGTTTAATTTCATGAATCGAGCGAAGCTGATCTTCTGTTTCCTGATAAGGGAAAGCGGCTTCAAACTCGCGCTGCATTTCGCTGTCAGGCGAAAATCCATACCCGACGCTTGCCTCGCGCTCAGCATAGAGCTTAATCAAATCATCTGCTATATCCTGTACAGACGATTCAACCTTCCGTTTTACTCGCTTCCAGTCACTTCCGCCAAGCTTATAAATCTTAGGCTCTTTGCCTTCAGATCCAACATATTTCTGGATAAGGTCAATTTGCTCAACAGGAACATAAAGCTTGTCGCTTCCCTGATAGCGGATGTGAAGATAATCCTTGTGAACACCGTTAATGACAAGCGTTTCAATTCCGAGGTACTTCCCGATCCCGTGATTGACATGCACAACGTGGTCGCCGACCTGAAGTTCAGAGTAGCTTTTAATTCGTTCAGCATTTGAGATTTTCTGGCTTCTCGGCTGCTTTTTAACCCTCTTCTTAAAGAGCTCCTCCTCCGTTACGACTGCAAGTTTCTGCATCGGAAGCTCAAAGCCCGTCTGAAGGTCACCCTCCATCAT is from Bacillus sp. FSL H8-0547 and encodes:
- a CDS encoding septum formation initiator family protein, with the protein product MSLAKERKITQLQSQYVQQQERKDQIMKRRKRGLIRRLTLFGLIAAVTSVIVLSTLISQSSAIEEKAEEKKKLESKLAELEKEEKVLEEEIVKLNDDDYIAKIARRDYFLSDENEIIFSLPKKGKE
- a CDS encoding RNA-binding S4 domain-containing protein yields the protein MRLDKFLKVSRLIKRRTLAKEVSDQGRITVNGTVAKASSTVKEGDELAIRFGQKRITAKVEKLQDSSKKEDAAGMFTIIKEEKLSEE
- the yabP gene encoding sporulation protein YabP → MNQYYDNGSQSKGTIQEHDVIMRGRKLLDITGVTHVESFDNEEFLLETVMGALAIRGENLQMKNLDVDKGIVSIKGRVFDLVYLDDQQTEKAKGLFSKLFK
- the yabQ gene encoding spore cortex biosynthesis protein YabQ, whose translation is MTLSVQFLTMLSMVGSGCFIGVSLDTYSRFLMRSKRAKWIVFINDIFFWLFQGLLLFYVLLQVNEGEFRVYILLALLCGYAAYQSLLKKMYLAVLEWMIRFAVGLYRTALRIGDFMLVKPVTGLTKLLIAIVTGLVIFLWKLVKWLCRLIFGTLKVLMAPVIWILKGMLKLVPASIRKFFHNYFKKAAGFRLKILNMCGNLWILWKKKK
- the mfd gene encoding transcription-repair coupling factor; this encodes MQSLQHYFYENDDFQTILQGIQGGLKEQLVAGLSGSARSLFTSSLFKHADKPLLVITHNLFQAQKIYEDLTNLAGDQVLLYPVNELIASELAIASPELKAQRMDVLNQLSQDKKRVVVAPIAALRRFLPPKEEWTRNQFHLKLGQDLDLDEILASLVTMGYARAGMVSAPGEFSLRGGIIDIYPLTEEYPVRIELFDTEIDSIRTFNSEDQRSIEKLKEIHIGPAEELVVDGERIKICIEKLEQALAYSLKRLKDDKQKEILAENIGYELEQLRNGQFNQEMVKYLTFFYEQPASLLDYFPEQTIVVMDEISRIQEMYESLEKDEADWYTSLLEHGKIVNNIKLSHDYSDVLTKTKHPLVYLSLFVRHVPHTSPQNILNVSCKQMQNFHGQMNVLKSEIERWKKANFSVVFLGATEERVKKLEAVLSDYEINAAFLKKNETPKLGNLYMMEGDLQTGFELPMQKLAVVTEEELFKKRVKKQPRSQKISNAERIKSYSELQVGDHVVHVNHGIGKYLGIETLVINGVHKDYLHIRYQGSDKLYVPVEQIDLIQKYVGSEGKEPKIYKLGGSDWKRVKRKVESSVQDIADDLIKLYAEREASVGYGFSPDSEMQREFEAAFPYQETEDQLRSIHEIKHDMERERPMDRLLCGDVGYGKTEVAIRAAFKAVADGKQVALLVPTTILAQQHYETVRERFQDYPINIGLLSRFKTRKEMNETVKGLKNGTVDMVIGTHRLLSKDVQYKELGLLIIDEEQRFGVTHKEKIKQMKANIDVLTLTATPIPRTLHMSMLGVRDLSVIETPPENRFPVQTYVVEYNGGFVREAIERELARGGQVYFLYNRVDDIDRKADEISMLVPDARVTYAHGKMTENELESTMLNFLDGQFDVLVSTTIIETGVDIPNVNTLIVHDADKMGLSQLYQLRGRVGRSSRIAYAYFTYRKDKVLTEVAEKRLQAIKEFTELGSGFKIAMRDLSIRGAGNLLGAQQHGFIDSVGFDLYSQMLKEAIEERRVEGPKEKPFQVEIDLEVDAYLPETYISDGRQKIDIYKRFRAISSLADLEELQEEIIDRFGDYPQEVNDLMQIAKLKVFAVQEKVEMIKQEKDTVSIYVSEETSAQVDGQKLFDLSNQYGRAVGLGMDGKRLKMTIQIKGVKPDKWLKIAEGLLNGLGSAKKEEISAKGV
- a CDS encoding S1 domain-containing RNA-binding protein, whose amino-acid sequence is MSIEVGSKLQGKVTGITNFGAFVELSGGTTGLVHISEVADNYVKDINDHLKVGDEVTVKVINVEKDGKIGLSIKKAIDRPERPERPDRPNRSDRPNRPDRPRGRSNTNEFRPKENFEQKMSRFLKDSEDRLSSLKRNTESKRGGRGARRG
- the mazG gene encoding nucleoside triphosphate pyrophosphohydrolase; protein product: MARKITVVGLGGSDASHMPLGVYRRLTSASALYLRTKEHPVVAELGAELPGYVSFDSVYEENSQFGDVYKKIEEELYKEANDRDIVYAVPGHPLVAEQTVQYLLQNGRKRGYEVEIAGGQSFLDPTFTALGIDPIDGFQMVDGLTMKREQLNYRQHLIICQVYDQMVASEVKLTLMEDLPDEYEVMIVTAAGGRDEKIVKVPLYELDRAAAVDNLTSVYVPPIKEEEQLNHQFQTLRSVIAELRGPNGCPWDKKQTHSSLKRYLIEECYELIEAIDEEDDDHMVEELGDVLLQVMLHAQIGSDEGMFSIDDVIRTLTDKMIRRHPHVFGTAEVRDEGEVLANWQEIKRAEKGSQQKEPFLKSVAASLPALSKAFHLQKKAAKAGFDWDDVNPAWDKVQEEIQEFKHESKESDSKKVLEEFGDILFALVNIGRFYDVEPETALTSTNHKFTRRFEYIEKRAEELNKPLEDMSLEEMDSYWNEAKQKGL
- the spoVT gene encoding stage V sporulation protein T; translation: MKATGIVRRIDDLGRVVIPKEIRRTLRIREGDPLEIFVDRDGEVILKKYSPISELSDFAKEYADALYDSLGHPVLICDRDTYIAVSGGSKKEYMNKNISEQVEKAMEDRSSLLNTEGGSVELIDGNAEELKSFTVGPIVANGDPIGAVVIFSKDQSVGEVEHKAVETAAGFLARQMEQ
- a CDS encoding polysaccharide biosynthesis protein, translating into MDVRSGPSKHLFLQGTAVLTIAALLIKVMSAAYRVPYQNIVGDIGFYIYQQVYPFYGIAIMLATTGFPVIISKMMIEFGEKGNASSNSKILRVSFLFLFAAGLIFYLTLYIGSDQLASFMGDLELAPLIRVISFSFLLVPFVSILRGYFQGEENMLPTAVSQVAEQGIRVLTILIFSYLLINNGYSLYEAGQGALFGSLTGGFAAFILLAFFLSKDKRGVSFFGKNDSSIRTASILSYLVKHSLTISITSLMIIFIQLIDAMQLYSELLKNGFEMSDAKRMKGIYDRGQPLIQLGTVVATSFSLSLVPLIAFAKRNGNQAVIFERITASLKICTVVGAGASAGLIMIMEPLNIMLFKKDSGTEVLAVLSLSVIFTSYSLTLTAILQGLNYTVFPAFAVLIGTAAKLALNELLVPEFGTAGAAAATVIAYGVIAGLNAGYLKSKGYRLAGRVNTGKIAAAALIMMGALFAYSALFSESWMSGNRLAASAGALCGALFGGMIYLIAILKLSIFTQKELEAFPGGKKLGTFLK